In Rhodothermus marinus DSM 4252, a single genomic region encodes these proteins:
- the purE gene encoding 5-(carboxyamino)imidazole ribonucleotide mutase, protein MPASTTPLVGIAMGSESDLPVMEEAARVLEEFGVPYEIRVLSAHRTPHRMLEYARTAHPRGLKVIIAGAGGAAHLPGMIASATPLPVIGVPVPTRHLQGLDSLLSIVQMPGGVPVATVAIGQARNAGLLAVQILATGDPELLQRVVAYKQALIEKVEQMDARVQARFAPES, encoded by the coding sequence ATGCCTGCTTCCACCACACCGCTGGTCGGTATCGCCATGGGCAGCGAATCGGACCTGCCCGTCATGGAAGAAGCCGCCCGTGTGCTCGAGGAATTCGGCGTGCCCTACGAAATTCGCGTACTCTCTGCCCACCGCACGCCGCACCGCATGCTGGAATACGCCCGCACGGCCCACCCCCGGGGGCTCAAGGTGATCATCGCCGGGGCCGGCGGTGCCGCGCACCTGCCCGGCATGATCGCTTCGGCCACGCCGCTGCCCGTCATCGGCGTGCCCGTCCCCACCCGCCACCTGCAAGGGCTCGATTCGCTGCTGTCGATCGTGCAAATGCCCGGCGGCGTGCCCGTCGCCACCGTGGCCATCGGACAGGCCCGCAACGCCGGCCTGCTGGCCGTGCAGATCCTCGCCACAGGCGATCCCGAACTGCTGCAGCGGGTCGTGGCCTACAAGCAGGCCCTCATCGAAAAGGTCGAGCAGATGGACGCCCGTGTGCAGGCCCGCTTCGCACCGGAGTCCTGA
- a CDS encoding 5-(carboxyamino)imidazole ribonucleotide synthase: MHTPVIGILGGGQLGRMTALAAIRMGLRVRFLVPKPAGPAEGLGEVIVGDWKDPDVLRRFAEGCTVVTVESEWAPADVLEPVLPEDTALWPKAETVRIIRDKGRQKRVLAEAGLPLPAFACCATLEEALAAAERFGYPLMLKRYRGSYDGYGNFTARSPEALKTGWEQLAQEDGLLVEAWAPFVRELAVLVARSPSGEEVIYPVVYTKQVDHRCYLVQAPAAIDPAVAEEARRVARAAVEAVGGIGITAVELFELADGRILINELAPRPHNTGHYTIEGCYTSQFENHVRAVLDWPLGSPELREPVAVMVNILGRRSSDRIDLRGLPEALRIPGVAVHLYGKMQVRPGRKMGHVTATGTDPEDVRRRAETAADLIARYL, encoded by the coding sequence GTGCATACTCCGGTCATCGGAATTCTGGGCGGCGGTCAGCTCGGCCGCATGACGGCCCTGGCGGCGATCCGTATGGGATTGCGCGTGCGGTTTCTGGTGCCGAAGCCGGCCGGTCCGGCCGAAGGGCTGGGCGAGGTGATCGTGGGCGACTGGAAAGACCCGGACGTGCTGCGTCGCTTTGCCGAGGGCTGTACGGTGGTGACCGTCGAAAGCGAGTGGGCCCCGGCCGACGTGCTGGAGCCGGTGCTGCCCGAAGACACCGCACTCTGGCCGAAGGCCGAAACCGTCCGGATCATCCGCGACAAGGGACGTCAGAAGCGTGTGCTGGCCGAGGCCGGCCTGCCACTGCCCGCGTTTGCCTGCTGCGCCACGCTCGAAGAGGCGCTGGCGGCGGCCGAACGGTTCGGCTATCCGTTAATGCTCAAGCGATACCGGGGCTCCTACGACGGCTACGGCAACTTTACGGCCCGCTCGCCCGAAGCGCTGAAGACCGGCTGGGAGCAACTGGCCCAGGAGGACGGCCTGCTCGTCGAGGCCTGGGCGCCGTTCGTGCGTGAGCTGGCCGTGCTGGTGGCCCGGAGCCCGAGCGGCGAAGAAGTGATCTACCCGGTCGTCTACACGAAACAGGTAGACCACCGCTGCTACCTGGTTCAGGCGCCCGCCGCGATCGATCCGGCCGTGGCCGAAGAGGCCCGGCGCGTGGCCCGCGCCGCCGTCGAGGCCGTCGGCGGCATCGGCATCACGGCCGTGGAGCTGTTCGAGCTGGCCGACGGACGCATCCTGATCAACGAGCTGGCGCCGCGCCCGCACAACACCGGCCACTACACGATCGAGGGCTGCTATACCTCCCAGTTCGAAAACCACGTGCGCGCCGTGCTCGACTGGCCGCTGGGCTCGCCCGAACTGCGGGAGCCTGTGGCCGTCATGGTGAACATCCTCGGTCGGCGCAGCAGCGATCGGATCGACCTGCGCGGCCTGCCCGAAGCGCTCCGGATCCCCGGTGTGGCCGTGCACCTGTACGGTAAGATGCAGGTGCGCCCCGGCCGCAAGATGGGTCACGTGACGGCTACCGGAACTGATCCAGAAGACGTACGCCGGCGCGCCGAAACGGCCGCCGACCTGATCGCCCGTTACCTCTGA
- a CDS encoding M20 family peptidase, whose translation MMRKPLLKVLIGALGLLLVLIVVLLVRAWRVGQQVESTENLEPLQLTLDAEALAQRLAGALRFPTVSNQDPARIDSSAFRALHTYLKENFPQVHAHLRREIIGGLSLLYTWPGQDTTLPAVVFMGHQDVVPIATPEAWTHPPFGGVVADGFVWGRGALDDKIGVLGVLEAVEHLLADGFRPVRTVYLAFGHDEEVGGRHGARQIAERLAARGVRLIAVVDEGGFVVDGVIPGMTRPVALVGVAEKGYVSLELTATAPGGHSSTPPTQTAIGTLSRAIVTLEDNPFPARLDGPTRGLLERLAPYVTFGPRVVLANLWLFGPVVKWMLARSPAGNASLRTTTAPTIFEAGVKENVLPTQARAVVNFRIYPGETAESVEQRVRTLLEDLPLQVRRLEETVTDPSPVSDFEGEAFRRVVAAIRQARADAPPVVAPYLVPGATDARYFTALSPNVYRFIGAQITPELLATIHGVDERVAVDEYVQAVRTYYALIRALSGP comes from the coding sequence ATGATGCGCAAGCCGCTGCTGAAAGTCCTGATCGGAGCACTCGGGCTGTTGCTCGTGCTGATCGTCGTGCTGCTGGTGCGGGCCTGGCGGGTTGGGCAGCAGGTTGAATCGACCGAAAATCTGGAGCCGCTGCAGCTCACGCTCGATGCGGAGGCGCTGGCGCAGCGGCTGGCCGGTGCACTCCGGTTTCCCACCGTATCCAATCAGGATCCGGCGCGCATCGACAGCAGTGCGTTTCGGGCACTGCACACCTACCTGAAAGAAAATTTTCCGCAGGTACACGCCCATCTCCGTCGGGAGATCATCGGTGGGCTGAGCCTGCTTTACACCTGGCCGGGACAGGACACGACGCTGCCGGCTGTGGTCTTCATGGGGCATCAGGACGTGGTGCCGATTGCCACGCCGGAAGCCTGGACACACCCGCCGTTCGGCGGCGTGGTGGCCGACGGGTTCGTCTGGGGACGTGGAGCGCTGGACGACAAGATCGGCGTGCTGGGCGTGCTGGAGGCCGTCGAGCACCTGCTGGCCGACGGATTCCGGCCCGTGCGAACGGTCTATCTGGCCTTCGGGCACGACGAAGAAGTGGGCGGGCGGCACGGCGCCCGGCAAATCGCCGAGCGGCTGGCGGCGCGAGGCGTCCGGCTGATCGCCGTCGTGGACGAAGGCGGCTTCGTGGTGGACGGCGTCATTCCGGGCATGACGCGGCCGGTGGCGCTGGTGGGCGTGGCCGAGAAGGGCTACGTGAGTCTGGAGCTGACGGCCACGGCGCCGGGTGGACATTCCTCGACGCCGCCCACGCAGACGGCCATCGGGACGCTCAGCCGGGCCATCGTGACGCTGGAGGACAACCCCTTTCCGGCACGACTCGACGGACCCACCCGGGGACTGCTGGAACGGCTGGCGCCTTACGTCACCTTCGGACCGCGCGTGGTGCTGGCCAACCTGTGGCTTTTCGGACCGGTGGTGAAATGGATGCTGGCCCGCTCGCCGGCCGGCAACGCCAGCCTGCGCACGACGACCGCGCCGACCATCTTCGAGGCGGGCGTCAAAGAGAACGTACTGCCGACGCAGGCCCGGGCCGTGGTAAACTTCCGGATCTACCCGGGCGAAACGGCCGAAAGCGTGGAGCAGCGCGTGCGGACACTGCTCGAAGACCTGCCGTTGCAGGTGCGCCGGCTCGAAGAGACGGTCACCGACCCGTCGCCGGTCTCCGATTTCGAGGGCGAGGCGTTCCGGCGGGTGGTGGCCGCCATCCGACAGGCACGGGCCGACGCGCCGCCCGTTGTGGCGCCCTATCTGGTGCCGGGCGCCACAGACGCCCGCTACTTCACGGCACTGAGCCCGAACGTGTATCGGTTCATCGGCGCGCAGATCACGCCCGAACTGCTCGCCACCATCCACGGGGTGGACGAACGCGTTGCGGTGGACGAATACGTGCAGGCCGTCCGCACCTACTACGCGTTGATCCGCGCGCTGAGCGGCCCCTGA
- the trxA gene encoding thioredoxin: MQGTNAAVYEVTDFQRDVLEASYRIPVLVDFWAPWCGPCQILGPVLERLAQKYAGKWKLVKVNTDEHPELAMQYGVRGIPAVKLFVNGEVVGEFVGALPEYAIEQWLAEVLPDENRAQLEQIEQLLDEGKLAEAEPLLRKLLTADPGNDKARVLLARIRVFDDPDEAERLLENLDIAEAAYLQQIEGIRTIARLLRLKDQPESLPEGPGRDFYRQAIEALARKDFDTAVERLIDVLRKDRYYDDDGARKAGVAIFTLLGARHPVTQRWRRTFDMWLY, from the coding sequence ATGCAAGGTACGAACGCAGCCGTTTACGAAGTAACGGATTTTCAGCGAGACGTTCTGGAAGCCAGCTACCGGATACCCGTCCTGGTGGATTTCTGGGCGCCCTGGTGCGGCCCCTGCCAGATTCTGGGCCCCGTGCTGGAGCGCCTGGCGCAGAAATACGCCGGCAAGTGGAAGCTGGTGAAGGTCAACACGGACGAACATCCGGAGCTGGCCATGCAGTACGGCGTCCGGGGCATCCCGGCCGTGAAGCTGTTCGTGAACGGCGAGGTCGTGGGCGAGTTCGTGGGCGCCCTGCCGGAGTACGCCATCGAGCAGTGGCTGGCCGAGGTGCTTCCGGACGAAAATCGGGCGCAGCTGGAGCAGATCGAACAGCTCCTGGACGAAGGGAAGCTGGCCGAGGCTGAACCGCTGCTCCGGAAGCTGCTGACGGCCGATCCCGGCAACGACAAAGCGCGTGTGCTGCTGGCCCGCATCCGGGTTTTTGACGATCCGGACGAAGCGGAGCGGCTGCTGGAGAACCTGGACATCGCCGAAGCCGCCTACCTGCAGCAGATCGAAGGCATTCGCACCATCGCCCGGCTGCTTCGCCTGAAGGATCAACCCGAATCGTTGCCGGAAGGCCCCGGACGCGACTTCTACCGCCAGGCCATCGAAGCGCTGGCCCGCAAGGACTTCGACACGGCCGTCGAGCGGCTGATCGACGTGCTCCGCAAAGACCGCTACTATGACGACGACGGGGCCCGCAAGGCCGGTGTGGCGATCTTCACGCTGCTGGGCGCGCGCCATCCGGTCACGCAGCGCTGGCGCCGGACGTTCGACATGTGGCTCTACTGA
- a CDS encoding TolB family protein, translated as MLTVRSVFLISLLIVPACTPNSSPPAEAYDPASDSLRFPGEVHLRNIRQLTFGGNNAEAYWSYDDRYLVFQSDWAAINPQGCDQIFLMRADGRPLANGERYRLLSTGKGRTTCAYFLPDGRVLYASTHAAGPECPPVQRTAEGRYVWPVYDTYDIYITDTTGAEPELLIGGPGYDAEATVSPDGRYVVFTSSRTGDLELWRYDLQTGELLQLTHELGYDGGAFFSPDGSKIVWRASRPTGEAAERYRRLLAQGLVEPTDMDLFVADADGSNPRRVIQLPGSQWAPYFHPDGERIIFASNHHTEGGRLFDLFLIRLDGTGLEQITHSGTFDAFPMFSRDGKRLVFASNRNARGEPSRETNIFVADWVEHPEPVDLNFGRE; from the coding sequence ATGCTGACAGTACGTAGCGTTTTTCTGATCAGTCTGCTGATCGTTCCGGCCTGCACACCGAATTCATCCCCGCCCGCGGAGGCCTACGATCCGGCATCCGACTCGCTCCGCTTTCCGGGCGAGGTACACCTGCGCAACATCCGACAGCTGACCTTCGGTGGCAACAACGCCGAGGCCTACTGGAGCTACGACGACCGCTACCTGGTCTTTCAGAGCGACTGGGCGGCCATCAATCCACAGGGCTGTGACCAGATCTTTCTGATGCGGGCCGATGGCAGGCCGCTCGCCAACGGCGAGCGCTATCGGCTGCTTTCGACCGGGAAAGGCCGCACCACGTGCGCCTACTTTCTGCCGGACGGGCGTGTGCTCTACGCTTCGACGCACGCGGCCGGCCCTGAATGCCCACCCGTGCAGCGCACGGCCGAAGGGCGCTACGTCTGGCCCGTCTACGACACCTACGACATTTACATAACCGACACGACGGGCGCGGAGCCCGAGCTGCTCATCGGCGGACCCGGCTACGACGCCGAGGCGACCGTTTCGCCGGACGGCCGTTACGTGGTCTTCACCTCCAGCCGGACGGGGGATCTGGAACTCTGGCGCTACGACCTGCAGACGGGCGAGCTGCTTCAGCTCACGCACGAGCTGGGCTACGACGGCGGGGCCTTCTTCTCACCGGACGGAAGCAAGATCGTCTGGCGGGCCAGCCGCCCCACCGGCGAGGCGGCCGAGCGCTACCGGCGGCTGCTGGCGCAGGGGCTCGTCGAGCCGACCGACATGGATCTGTTCGTGGCCGATGCCGACGGAAGCAACCCACGTCGGGTGATCCAGCTACCCGGTTCGCAATGGGCGCCGTACTTTCACCCCGACGGCGAGCGGATCATCTTCGCCTCGAACCACCACACCGAGGGCGGGCGGCTGTTCGATCTGTTTCTGATTCGCCTGGACGGTACCGGCCTGGAGCAGATCACCCATTCGGGTACGTTCGACGCGTTTCCGATGTTTTCGCGCGACGGCAAGCGGCTCGTTTTCGCTTCGAACCGCAATGCCCGGGGGGAGCCCTCGCGTGAGACGAACATTTTCGTGGCGGACTGGGTCGAACATCCGGAGCCTGTTGACCTGAACTTCGGCCGCGAATGA
- a CDS encoding heme lyase CcmF/NrfE family subunit, with protein MAGVLGQLAVLSAFVACLLAGLAYLQAARRREAFDWLRLARGSWGVMFGATGVASAVLLYLILTHQFQYAYVYQYSSRDLPLHYLISSFWAGQEGSFLLWILYTGLIGFGLMRWSGRFEAPAMAVVALSQAFLLSMIVGLKLGPLAIGSSPFQLLVERFPDAPIFRQNPAFVPADGNGLNDLLLNPWMTAHPPTLFVGFAAMVAPFALAVAALWQRRYRDWIRVAMPWMLFAVLVLGLGILLGGYWAYETLSFGGYWAWDPVENSSFVPWLTGAAALHAMLIQKRSGRGYRMALVLSLISYVLVIYSTFLTRSGILGDLSVHSFVDLGLHNQLVVWIAAMALLGGGLLFVRYRELPAPAEEPPLLSREALIFVGALLLTVTALVILVGTSAPILGKLFRDNPASVATSFYNQWTLPLAVVFTFLMGAAQLIWWHKMDIEMAHRLLLRPLALSVVATLAVLLLTPFVEYTVRPPLAVSGSPMAQAGVLGGLTQLWQAYGFSLLLLLLVFAAFFAFFGNLQVLWRIARGNPRLAGGALSHIGLGVMLLGVVASSGFSLPLPHRDVPPALRDDERTNFVLVREEARRVGGYEVRYEGRGFTPEGHAFYRLSFTAPDGQTFTLKPVAYQNRRGEWILHPDIKMGFWKDLYVAVSPAEMFEQDSTFSENGGELVLARGDSVVLGRQEFALRFVGFDTQVDPSLLPDSTAIAVAAVLHLTNLQTQETRTLRPVYLVRADRSVQYIQTRVRDWNLAVTFTGMNVSSGEITLAIEGVEVMPDDWIVVQAYEKPLINLVWLGFLLMSGGIGLALVRRARELRQILRRR; from the coding sequence ATGGCAGGGGTTCTGGGACAACTGGCCGTCCTGTCGGCTTTCGTGGCGTGCCTGCTGGCCGGGCTGGCGTATCTGCAGGCCGCCCGCCGGCGCGAAGCGTTCGACTGGCTCCGCCTGGCTCGGGGAAGCTGGGGCGTGATGTTCGGGGCCACGGGGGTGGCTTCCGCCGTACTCCTCTATCTGATCCTAACGCACCAGTTTCAGTACGCCTACGTCTATCAGTACTCGTCGCGCGACCTTCCGCTGCACTACCTGATTTCTTCGTTCTGGGCCGGACAGGAAGGCTCGTTTCTGCTCTGGATTCTCTATACGGGTCTGATCGGCTTCGGGCTCATGCGCTGGTCGGGGCGCTTCGAAGCACCGGCCATGGCCGTCGTGGCACTCAGCCAGGCGTTTCTGCTGTCGATGATCGTGGGGTTGAAGCTGGGACCCCTGGCGATCGGCTCCTCGCCCTTCCAGCTTCTCGTCGAGCGCTTTCCGGACGCGCCGATCTTCCGCCAGAATCCCGCCTTCGTGCCGGCCGACGGCAACGGCCTCAACGACCTGCTGCTGAACCCCTGGATGACGGCCCACCCACCCACGCTGTTCGTGGGCTTTGCGGCCATGGTGGCACCGTTCGCGCTGGCCGTGGCCGCCCTCTGGCAGCGGCGCTACCGCGACTGGATCCGCGTGGCCATGCCCTGGATGCTTTTCGCCGTGCTCGTGCTGGGCCTGGGCATCCTGCTGGGCGGCTACTGGGCGTACGAGACGCTTTCGTTCGGCGGCTACTGGGCCTGGGATCCCGTGGAAAATTCCTCGTTCGTGCCCTGGCTGACGGGCGCGGCGGCCCTGCACGCCATGCTCATCCAGAAGCGCAGCGGCCGCGGCTACCGCATGGCCCTTGTGCTGAGCCTGATCAGCTACGTGCTGGTGATCTACTCGACGTTCCTGACGCGCAGCGGTATTCTGGGCGATCTGTCCGTGCACTCGTTCGTCGATCTGGGCCTGCACAACCAGCTCGTGGTCTGGATCGCCGCGATGGCGCTGCTGGGCGGCGGTCTGCTGTTTGTCCGCTACCGGGAGCTTCCGGCCCCGGCCGAAGAGCCGCCCCTGCTCTCGCGGGAAGCGCTGATCTTCGTCGGGGCGCTGCTGCTGACCGTCACCGCCCTGGTGATCCTGGTGGGCACGAGCGCGCCCATCCTGGGCAAGCTGTTTCGAGACAACCCGGCCAGCGTCGCCACCTCGTTCTACAACCAGTGGACGCTTCCGCTGGCCGTGGTTTTCACGTTCCTGATGGGCGCGGCCCAGCTCATCTGGTGGCACAAGATGGACATCGAGATGGCGCACCGGCTGTTGCTGCGACCGCTGGCGCTCTCGGTGGTAGCCACGCTGGCCGTGCTGCTCCTGACGCCGTTCGTCGAATACACGGTGCGTCCTCCCCTTGCCGTTTCAGGCAGCCCGATGGCCCAGGCCGGCGTGCTCGGCGGTCTGACGCAGCTCTGGCAGGCCTACGGCTTCAGCCTGCTGCTTCTGCTGCTCGTCTTTGCGGCATTTTTCGCCTTTTTCGGGAATCTGCAGGTGCTCTGGCGCATCGCCCGGGGCAATCCGCGTCTGGCCGGCGGCGCGCTTTCGCACATCGGCCTGGGCGTGATGCTGCTGGGCGTGGTGGCTTCCAGCGGCTTCAGCCTGCCCCTCCCCCACCGGGACGTTCCCCCGGCCCTGCGCGACGACGAGCGCACCAACTTCGTGCTCGTGCGCGAGGAGGCCCGCCGCGTGGGCGGCTACGAGGTGCGCTACGAAGGGCGCGGCTTCACACCGGAAGGCCATGCCTTCTATCGGCTGTCGTTTACTGCGCCCGACGGCCAGACCTTTACGCTCAAGCCGGTAGCCTATCAGAACCGCCGTGGCGAATGGATCCTACACCCCGACATCAAAATGGGGTTCTGGAAGGACCTGTACGTAGCCGTCTCGCCCGCCGAGATGTTCGAGCAGGATTCGACTTTTTCGGAGAACGGCGGTGAGCTGGTGCTGGCCCGCGGCGATTCGGTTGTGCTCGGCCGCCAGGAGTTCGCCCTCCGCTTCGTGGGCTTCGACACGCAGGTCGATCCCTCCCTGCTCCCCGACAGTACGGCCATCGCAGTGGCGGCCGTACTGCACCTGACGAACCTGCAGACGCAGGAGACGCGCACGCTCCGGCCCGTCTATCTGGTGCGTGCCGATCGCTCGGTGCAGTACATCCAGACGCGCGTGCGCGACTGGAACCTGGCCGTGACGTTCACGGGCATGAACGTCAGCTCCGGCGAGATCACGCTGGCCATCGAAGGCGTCGAGGTGATGCCCGACGACTGGATCGTCGTGCAGGCCTACGAAAAGCCGCTGATCAACCTGGTCTGGCTCGGCTTTCTACTGATGAGCGGCGGCATCGGGCTCGCGCTCGTGCGCCGCGCCCGCGAACTCCGGCAGATCCTGCGCCGCCGCTGA
- the trpE gene encoding anthranilate synthase component I: MTFERFQALIDTHRTAGHTHLFVPVFRRLGADLLTPVSAFLKLRGHEPGAFLLESVEGGEKLGRYSFLGVRPYLTVEVRDGQVTLQRANAAPETSPDDFFATMRRLLRRYHPVQVPELPRFTGGAVGYLGYDMIRQLERLPAPPPDDLGLPDARWNFYDTVVAFDHVRHQLVLMAGVFVEPETDLRAAYDEAVARLDALTDTLSHAPLEAPEPVSLPETPLTSNFTREDFCRAVCRAKDYIYEGDIFQVVLSQRFATPYAGDRFNLYRALRQVNPSPYLFYIDFGDLALIGSSPEVLVRVEHGRAEVLPIAGTRPRGRTPEEDRALEAELEADPKEQAEHLMLVDLGRNDLGRVCRFGTVQVERFAFVVRYSHVMHLVSLVAGELDPRYDALDALAACFPAGTVSGAPKVRAMEIIDELEPTRRGVYAGAVGYMDFSGNLDTCIAIRTMVVRNGTIYVQAGAGIVADSDPEREYEETVNKARALVEAMRVAASGLL; the protein is encoded by the coding sequence ATGACGTTCGAGCGCTTTCAGGCATTGATCGACACGCACCGGACGGCCGGCCACACGCACCTGTTCGTGCCGGTCTTCCGGCGGCTGGGCGCCGACCTGCTCACGCCCGTGTCGGCCTTTCTGAAACTGCGCGGGCATGAACCCGGCGCTTTTCTGCTGGAAAGCGTCGAAGGCGGCGAGAAGCTCGGCCGCTACTCGTTCCTGGGCGTGCGACCCTACCTGACCGTGGAGGTGCGCGACGGACAGGTGACGCTGCAACGGGCGAATGCCGCGCCCGAGACAAGTCCGGACGACTTCTTCGCCACCATGCGGCGGTTGCTCCGCCGGTATCATCCGGTCCAGGTGCCCGAGCTGCCGCGCTTTACGGGCGGGGCCGTGGGCTACCTGGGCTACGATATGATCCGGCAACTGGAGCGCCTGCCTGCCCCGCCGCCCGACGACCTGGGCCTGCCCGACGCCCGCTGGAACTTCTACGACACGGTGGTGGCCTTCGACCACGTGCGGCACCAGCTCGTGCTCATGGCGGGCGTTTTCGTGGAGCCCGAGACCGACCTGCGTGCGGCCTACGACGAGGCCGTCGCCCGTCTGGACGCGCTCACCGACACCCTTTCGCACGCGCCGCTGGAGGCCCCCGAGCCGGTCTCGCTCCCCGAGACGCCGCTCACGTCGAACTTCACGCGGGAGGATTTCTGCCGGGCGGTCTGCCGCGCCAAAGACTACATCTACGAAGGCGATATTTTCCAGGTGGTGCTCTCCCAGCGGTTTGCCACGCCGTACGCGGGCGACCGCTTCAATCTGTACCGGGCGCTCCGCCAGGTCAATCCGTCGCCCTACCTGTTCTATATCGATTTCGGCGACCTGGCGCTGATCGGTTCGTCGCCCGAGGTGCTCGTGCGCGTCGAGCACGGCCGGGCCGAGGTGCTGCCCATTGCGGGCACGCGGCCGCGCGGCCGCACGCCCGAAGAGGATCGGGCGCTGGAGGCTGAGCTGGAAGCCGACCCCAAGGAACAGGCCGAGCACCTGATGCTCGTCGATCTGGGCCGCAACGACCTGGGGCGTGTATGCCGCTTCGGGACGGTTCAGGTGGAGCGTTTCGCGTTCGTCGTGCGCTACTCGCACGTGATGCACCTGGTGTCGCTCGTGGCCGGCGAACTCGATCCGCGCTACGACGCGCTCGATGCGCTGGCGGCGTGCTTTCCGGCCGGCACCGTCAGCGGCGCGCCCAAGGTGCGGGCCATGGAGATCATCGACGAGCTGGAGCCCACGCGGCGCGGCGTCTATGCCGGGGCGGTGGGCTACATGGATTTTTCGGGCAATCTGGACACCTGCATTGCCATCCGCACCATGGTGGTCCGCAACGGCACGATCTACGTCCAGGCCGGGGCGGGCATCGTGGCCGACAGCGACCCCGAACGCGAGTACGAGGAAACCGTTAACAAGGCCCGGGCGCTGGTCGAGGCCATGCGCGTCGCCGCGTCCGGTTTGCTTTAA